A window of the Cannabis sativa cultivar Pink pepper isolate KNU-18-1 chromosome X, ASM2916894v1, whole genome shotgun sequence genome harbors these coding sequences:
- the LOC115704855 gene encoding WD-40 repeat-containing protein MSI3: MADEQDAGQQQVEEEYSVWKKNSPFLYDLIISNPLEWPSLTVHWSPSSPRPHKTDPSLAAHKLVLGTHTSEGIPNFLLVADVFLPTNIKDNVFDVNDANSIIPKVEITQKIQVDGEVNKARFMPQKPSIIGAKTSGSEVVVFDCTKQELKPEGGDFDPDLRLRGHDKEGYGLSWNPNKEGYILSGSHDCKICLWDVSAVAEDKVLDPLHVYTGHESVVGDVSWHLKNGNLFGSVGDDCKLIIWDLRTNQSQQTVKAHEKEVNYLSFSPFNEWILATASSDTTVGLFDMRKITEPLHVLSSHTEEVFQVEWDPNHEAVLASSADDRRLMIWDLNRIGDEQLEGDGDDGPPELLFSHGGHTAKISDFSWNKEEPWVISSVADDNTLQVWQLADSIYGDAIDG, translated from the exons ATGGCGGACGAGCAAGACGCAGGGCAGCAACAGGTGGAGGAGGAGTACAGTGTGTGGAAGAAGAACTCTCCGTTCTTGTACGATCTCATCATCTCTAACCCTCTTGAATGGCCATCTCTCACAGTTCATTGGTCCCCTTCGTCCCCACGACCCCACAAAACCGACCCATCTCTCGCCGCCCACAAACTTGTTCTTGGGACTCACACTTCCGAGGGCATCCCCAACTTTCTTTTGGTCGCCGATGTTTTTCTCCCGACCAATATCAAGGACAATGTTTTTGACGTTAACGACGCCAACTCCATTATTCCCAAG GTGGAGATAACTCAGAAGATACAAGTTGATGGAGAGGTGAATAAAGCACGATTTATGCCGCAAAAACCGTCTATTATTGGCGCGAAGACGAGTGGTTCTGAGGTGGTTGTGTTTGATTGTACCAAACAGGAATTGAAACCCGAAGGGGGTGACTTTGATCCTGATTTGAGGTTAAGGGGTCACGACAAAGAAGGGTATGGGTTATCTTGGAACCCCAATAAGGAGGGTTACATATTGAGTGGTTCCCACGATTGTAAGATATGTTTATGGGATGTGTCTGCTGTAGCTGAAGACAAAGTGCTTGATCCACTGCATGTTTATACG GGTCACGAAAGTGTGGTTGGAGATGTCTCATGGCATTTGAAGAATGGTAATTTATTTGGGTCAGTTGGCGATGACTGTAAATTGATCATATGGGACTTGCGCACAAATCAGAGCCAGCAGACTGTCAAAGCTCACGAGAAAGAG GTGAACTATCTTTCTTTCAGTCCATTCAATGAGTGGATCTTGGCCACAGCATCTTCAGACACAACTGTTGGTCTGTTTGATATGCGGAAGATAACAGAGCCATTGCATGTTTTGAGTAGTCACAC AGAGGAGGTATTTCAGGTTGAATGGGATCCTAATCATGAGGCAGTGTTGGCATCTTCGGCTGATGACAGGAGGCTTATGATTTGGGACCTTAACAG GATTGGAGATGAGCAACTGGAAGGAGATGGTGATGATGGGCCTCCGGAGCTCTTGTTCTCTCATGGTGGTCATACTGCGAAGATATCAGATTTCTCTTGGAACAAAGAAGAGCCATGGGTCATTTCAAGTGTAGCCGACGATAATACTCTTCAAGTATGGCAGCTTGCTGATAGTATATATGGTGATGCCATTGATGGCTAG